CTACGCCTACGCGGCGGCAAGCCATGCCGACGCATGGCTTGCAGAGCATTTTCAAAAGCAAAATGCTCTAATAACCAGTTGCCTGACCTTCCAACTCTCTCCAGGCCAGGTCGGCCCGAGCCGGCTTTCCTTCGCGTTTCATCTCTGAATAACAGCGATTTGGCGGAATCCGCCGACTTGATACCCCTGCCATTCCTGCCCGTTTCCTTGCCCGCTTTGACGGTCCATACTTGCGCTCGCGCCCTTCTGTGCCATGATGGTCAGTGGTGGACTCCCTGTTTCGCGGTGAGGGCTTGCGTAAACGTACGGTATCACGCGCATGTGGGGGGCGATCGCCAACCACCGGTCTGGATGAAAACTGGGAGACAGCAAGAAGACGGCTGTTTCGCCCGGCTCCCGGGCCGGCACAAGTCCGGCGGCAACGTCGGAAAGGAGACATGCATGGCGGGAGAAAAACGCGGAGAGTTCAAAGGCATCAATGCCCAGCGTACCGTGACAGTAAATAGGCCCAGAGCAGACGTCTACCGCTTCTGGCGGGATTTCACCAACTTGACCTTCATGGAGCACCTCGAGTCCGTGAGCGTGAAGGATGACAAGCAGTCGCATTGGGTGGCCAAAGGTCCGGCAGGCAAAACGCTCGAATGGGACGCAGTTATTGTGAGGGAGGTCGAGAACGAGCGCATCGAGTGGGA
The sequence above is a segment of the Desulfocurvibacter africanus subsp. africanus DSM 2603 genome. Coding sequences within it:
- a CDS encoding SRPBCC family protein — translated: MAGEKRGEFKGINAQRTVTVNRPRADVYRFWRDFTNLTFMEHLESVSVKDDKQSHWVAKGPAGKTLEWDAVIVREVENERIEWESIQGSDMISGGLVLFKDAPGERGTEIQVVMVYDPPGGGVGAAFAKLFGENPSQKIREDLRRLKQLLETGEIPTISGQPQG